In Sylvia atricapilla isolate bSylAtr1 chromosome 27, bSylAtr1.pri, whole genome shotgun sequence, one genomic interval encodes:
- the TCAP gene encoding telethonin → MVGPGVVGGSKGLLSARLGCCVQEQDVGRKETFSAEWLDLELKTRPEDGWCRREVDTQRRETLEQRGAVRVLEQRSPWGLLRVGVLGQPLTQHLLPYARTLPVPLFAPSDLRGAKGGIPRTLSRSLSHEAQRG, encoded by the exons ATGGTGGGTCCTGGCGTGGTGGGGGGCTCCaaggggctgctctcagcccgCCTGGGCTGCTGCGTTCAGGAGCAGGACGTGGGGCGGAAAGAGACCTTCAGTGCTGAGTGGCTGGACCTGGAGCTCAAGACCCGGCCCGAGGACGG GTGGTGCCGGCGGGAGGTGGACACGCAGCGCCGGGAGACGCTGGAGCAGCGCGGGGCCGTGCGGGTCTTGGAGCAGCGCTcaccctgggggctgctgcgggTGGGGGTCTTGGGCCAGCCCCTGacccagcacctcctgccctaCGCCCGCACCCTCCCCGTGCCCCTCTTCGCCCCCTCAGACCTCCGCGGCGCCAAGGGCGGCATTCCCCGCACCCTCTCCCGCTCCCTGTCCCACGAAGCCCAGCGGGGCTGA
- the PNMT gene encoding phenylethanolamine N-methyltransferase → MSSPAALREGYEHFDPRAYLRNNYLPPRADFSSEEFVVPWKLRCLAETFASGEIRGRTLIDVGSGPTIYQLLSACDHFEEIVATDYLAVNREELGRWARGEPGAFDWSPFIQHVCKIEGRGEPWQDKERRLRQRLRRILPIDVHRPEPLGAPLRPPADALLSAFCLEAVSPDRAAFVRALAHVGNLLRPGGHALLLGALGESFYLAGAARLPVVPLQESDVREALAAAGFALRELRSYAMPPALRTGVDDVDGVFFAHAQKPLEA, encoded by the exons ATGAGCAGCCCGGCCGCGCTCCGTGAGGGCTACGAGCACTTCGACCCCCGCGCGTACCTGCGCAACAATTACCTCCCGCCCCGAGCCGACTTCTCCTCCGAGGAGTTCGTGGTGCCCTGGAAGCTGCGATGCCTGGCCGAGACCTTCGCCAGCG GTGAGATCCGGGGGAGGACTTTGATCGATGTGGGCTCGGGCCCCACCATCTACCAACTGCTGAGCGCCTGCGACCACTTCGAGGAGATCGTGGCCACCGATTACCTGGCGGTGAACCGGGAGGAGCTGGGCCGGTGGGCGCGGGGCGAGCCCGGAGCCTTCGACTGGAGCCCCTTCATCCAGCACGTCTGCAAGATCGAGGGCCGCGG GGAGCCGTGGCAGGACAAGGAGCGGCGTCTCCGCCAGCGTCTCCGGCGGATCCTGCCCATCGACGTGCACCGCCCGGAGCCGCTGGGAGCCCCTCTGCGGCCGCCCGCCGACGCGCTGCTCTCCGCCTTCTGCCTGGAGGCCGTGAGCCCCGACCGAGCCGCTTTCGTGCGAGCTTTAGCCCACGTGGGCAACCTGCTGCGGCCGGGGGGCCACgcactgctgctgggagccctgggcGAGTCCTTCTACCTGGCGGGCGCCGCTCGCCTGCCCGTGGTGCCGCTGCAGGAATCGGACGTGCGGGAGGCGCTGGCGGCCGCCGGCTTCGCGCTGCGGGAGCTGCGGAGTTACGCGATGCCCCCCGCGCTCCGCACCGGCGTGGACGACGTGGACGGAGTGTTCTTCGCCCACGCGCAGAAACCGCTGGAAGCCTGA
- the PGAP3 gene encoding post-GPI attachment to proteins factor 3 codes for MAARAALLLLLLLTAAAAPGPAWGSQGDREPLYRECLSRCERQNCSGAALRHFRARQPLYMGLTGWTCRDECKYECMWLTVRLYQQGGHRVPQFHGKWPFSRFLFFQEPASAFASFLNGLASLVMLLRYRAAVPPAAPTYPTCVAFAWVSLNAWFWSTVFHTRDTALTEKLDYFCASAVVLHSVYLCCVRTLGLQRPALITFFRAFLLLFLAGHISYLSLVRFDYGYNLVANAAAGMLTVAWWLRWCLRQGRRLPHVWKCAAAVLLLQALALLELLDFPPLLWVLDAHALWHIGTIPLNVLFYSFLMDDSLYLLKAKSDLFKVD; via the exons aTGGCGGCGCGGGccgcgctgctgctgctgctgcttctcacggcggcggcggcgccgggcccggcctGGGGCTCGCAGGGAGACCGGGAACCGCTGTACCGGGAGTGCCTGAGCCGCTGCGAGCGGCAGAACTGCTCGGGAGCGGCACTGCGGCACTTCCGCGCCCGGCAGCCGCTCTACATGGGCCTGACAG GCTGGACGTGCCGGGATGAGTGCAAGTACGAGTGCATGTGGCTGACGGTGCGGCTGTACCAGCAGGGCGGCCACCGCGTGCCCCAGTTCCATGGAAAG tgGCCCTTCTCCCGGTTCCTGTTTTTCCAGGAGCCGGCCTCCGCCTTCGCCTCCTTCCTGAACGGCCTGGCCAGCCTGGTGATGCTGCTGCGCTACCGGGCGGCCGtgccccccgccgcccccacCTACCCCACCTGCGTCGCCTTCGCCTGG GTCTCCTTAAACGCCTGGTTCTGGTCCACCGTTTTCCACACGAGGGACACGGCGCTGACGGAG aaacTGGATTATTTCTGTGCTTCGGCCGTCGTCCTGCACTCCGTGTACCTGTGCTGTGTCAG GACGCTGGGGCTGCAGCGCCCGGCCTTAATCACATTCTTCAGggccttcctcctgctcttcctcgCTGGCCACATCTCCTACCTGAGCCTCGTGCGCTTTGACTACGGCTACAACCTGGTGGCCAACGCTGCTGCTG GAATGCTGACGGTGGCGTGGTGGCTGCGGTGGTGCCTGCGGCAGGGCCGGCGCCTCCCGCACGTGTGGAAATGCGCGGCCGccgtgctgctgctccaggcgCTGGCGCTGCTCGAGCTGCTCGACTTCCCGcccctgctctgggtgctggaCGCCCACGCGCTCTGGCACATCGGGACCATCCCCCTCAACGTGCTCTTCTACAG TTTCCTGATGGACGACAGCCTCTACCTCCTGAAGGCCAAATCCGACCTCTTCAAAGTGGACTAG
- the ERBB2 gene encoding receptor tyrosine-protein kinase erbB-2, with protein sequence MIAAGGCLGAGLLLLAALCPPGAAEVCTGTDMKLLRPSSPESHYETLRHLYQGCQVVQGNLELTYLPADADTAFLKDIKEVQGYVLIAENQVSGLELQSLRIIRGTQLFQDRYALAVVGNAGPAGAPGLRQLGMRHLTEILKGGVLIERNPELCFQETILWSDILHRHNELRGEIQVDTTRTRSCPDCRALCAEGRCWGEGKQDCQTLTNSICHGCPRCKGTKPTDCCHEQCAAGCTGPKHSDCLACLNFNRSGICELHCPPLVVYNSDTFESMPNPDGRYTFGASCVSQCPYNYLATEVGSCTLVCPQNSQEVTVNNIQKCEKCSKPCPEVCYGLGVDFLKGVRAVNASNIQHFSGCTKIFGSLAFLPETFAGDPSTNTPPLDPKLLRIFESLEELTGFLYIAAWPPDMKDLGVFQNLRVIRGRVLHNGAYSLTLRDLAVQALGLRALREISSGMVLVHHNPQLCFLQKVPWHSIFRNPRQRLFQTHNKSPEQCESEGLVCFHLCAQGHCWGPGPTQCVACERFLRGQECVASCNLLDGAVREHANGTRCLPCHPECQPQNGTETCFGSDADQCVACAHYKDAQQCVWRCPSGVKADASFVPVWKYPDEFGVCQLCPTNCTHSCTIRDEDGCPVDQKPSQVTSIIAGVVGALLVIVLLLITVICVKRRRQQERKHTMRRLLQETELVEPLTPSGALPNQAQMRILKETELKKVKVLGSGAFGTVYKGIWIPDGESVKIPVAIKVLRENTSPKANKEILDEAYVMAGVGSPYVSRLLGICLTSTVQLVTQLMPYGCLLDYVRENKDRIGSQDLLNWCVQIAKGMSYLEEVRLVHRDLAARNVLVKSPNHVKITDFGLARLLDIDETEYHADGGKVPIKWMALESILRRRFTHQSDVWSYGVTVWELMTFGAKPYDGIPAREIPDLLEKGERLPQPPICTIDVYMIMVKCWMIDSECRPKFRELVTEFSRMARDPQRFVVIQNDLVGLPGSMDSTFYRALLDEEDMDDLVDAEEYLVPHHGFFSTDTSTTYRSRISSMRSTAESPAKVEEGEGLASFPFPAQGLAEGPEGPVPEAPDGDKVALQSPPGREPGTLPRYSEDPTGLVAKDEEDPEGFTIPAPHSTMPEYVNQAGEHLPRAPPSPPDKPKAHQGKNGLIKDPKNSFPGPFGHAVENPEYLAPHGPPVPGSFSQAFDNPYYWNQDPAKGGGPEGSPGTTPTAENPEYLGLASPDATAV encoded by the exons ATGATCGCGGCCGGGGGCTGCCTCGGCgccgggctgctgctgctggccgcCCTCTGCCCCCCCGGCGCCGCTGAAG tCTGCACCGGCACCGACATGAAGCTGCTGCGTCCCTCCAGCCCCGAGAGCCACTATGAGACCCTGCGGCACCTCTACCAGGGCTGCCAGGTGGTCCAGGGCAACCTGGAACTCACCTACCTGCCCGCCGACGCCGACACAGCCTTTCTCAAG GACATCAAGGAGGTGCAGGGGTACGTGCTGATCGCGGAGAACCAAGTGAgcgggctggagctgcagagcctgcGCATCATCCGCGGCACGCAGCTCTTCCAGGACCGCTACGCCCTGGCCGTGGTGGGCAAcgccggccccgccggggcGCCGGGGCTGCGCCAGCTCGGCATGAGGCACCTCACAG AGATCCTGAAGGGAGGGGTGCTCATCGAGAGGAACCCCGAGCTCTGCTTCCAGGAGACCATCCTGTGGAGCGACATCCTCCACCGGCACAACGAGCTCCGTGGCGAGATCCAGGTGGACACCACCCGTACCCGCAGCT GTCCCGACTGCCGGGCACTCTGTGCTGAGGGACGCTGCTGGGGTGAGGGCAAACAGGACTGCCAGACAC TGACCAACAGCATCTGCCACGGCTGCCCACGCTGCAAGGGCACGAAGCCCACGGACTGTTGCCACGAGCAGTGTGCCGCCGGCTGCACCGGCCCCAAGCACTCTGACTGCCTG GCGTGCCTGAACTTCAACAGGAGCGGCATCTGTGAGCTGCACTGCCCCCCACTCGTCGTCTACAACTCGGACACTTTCGAGTCGATGCCCAACCCTGATGGGCGCTACACCTTTGGTGCCAGCTGTGTCAGCCAGTGTCCCT ACAACTACCTTGCCACAGAGGTGGGCTCCTGCACCCTCGTGTGCCCCCAGAACAGCCAGGAGGTCACGGTGAACAACATCCAGAAGTGTGAGAAGTGCAGCAAGCCCTGCCCCGAGG TGTGCTACGGGCTGGGAGTGGATTTCCTGAAGGGTGTCCGTGCTGTGAACGCCTCCAACATCCAGCACTTCTCCGGCTGCACCAAGATTTTTGGGAGCCTGGCCTTCCTGCCTGAGACCTTCGCTGG GGACCCCAGCACCAACACCCCACCCCTGGACCCCAAACTGCTGCGGATCTTCGAGAGCCTGGAGGAGCTGACAG GCTTCCTCTACATCGCGGCCTGGCCGCCTGACATGAAGGACCTGGGAGTCTTCCAAAACCTGCGCGTGATCCGGGGCCGGGTGCTGCACaa CGGCGCCTACTCGCTGACGCTGCGGGACCTGGCGGTGCAGGCGCTGGGGCTCCGGGCCCTGCGGGAGATCAGCAGTGGGATGGTGCTCGTGCACCACaacccccagctctgcttcctccagaaggtgccctggcacagcatcTTCCGCAACCCCCGCCAGCGCCTCTTCCAGACCCACAACAAGTCCCCCGAGCAGTGCG AGAGCGAGGGGCTGGTTTGCTTCCACCTCTGCGCccaggggcactgctggggcccCGGCCCGACCCAGTGCGTGGCCTGTGAGCGGTTCCTGCGTGGCCAGGAGTGTGTGGCCTCCTGCAACCTCCTGGATGG AGCCGTCCGGGAACACGCCAACGGGACGCGGTGCCTGCCGTGCCACCCCGAGTGCCAGCCCCAGAACGGCACCGAGACCTGCTTTGGATCG GATGCAGACCAGTGCGTGGCCTGTGCCCACTACAAGGACGCCCAGCAGTGTGTGTGGCGCTGCCCCAGCGGCGTCAAGGCCGACGCCTCCTTTGTCCCCGTCTGGAAATACCCGGATGAATTCGGcgtgtgccagctctgccccaccaACTGCACCCACTC atGCACGATCCGGGATGAGGATGGATGTCCTGTGGACCAGAAGCCAAG CCAGGTGACATCCATCATCGCTGGCGTGGTGGGGGCTCTGCTGGTCATCGTCCTGCTCCTCATCACCGTCATCTGCGTCAAGCGCCGGCGGCAGCAGGAGCGCAAGCACACGATGCGGCGGCTGCTGCAGGAGACCGAG CTGGTGGAGCCACTGACGCCCAGCGGGGCACTCCCCAACCAAGCCCAGATGAGGATCCTCAAGGAGACGGAGCTCAAGAAAGTGAAAGTTTTGGGTTCTGGTGCTTTTGGCACCGTCTATAAG GGCATCTGGATCCCCGATGGGGAGAGCGTGAAGATCCCAGTGGCCATCAAAGTGCTGCGGGAGAACACATCACCCAAAGCCAACAAGGAGATCCTGGAC GAGGCCTATGTGATGGCAGGGGTGGGCAGCCCCTACGTGTCCCGACTGCTGGGCATCTGCCTGACCTCCACGGTGCAGCTGGTGACACAGCTGATGCCCTACGGCTGCCTCCTGGACTACGTGCGGGAGAACAAGGACCGCATCGGCTCCCAGGACCTGCTCAACTGGTGTGTGCAGATCGCCAAG GGAATGAGTTACCTGGAGGAAGTGAGACTGGTGCACCGGGACTTGGCTGCTCGCAATGTCCTCGTCAAGAGCCCCAACCATGTCAAGATCACCGACTTCGGGCTGGCCCGGCTGCTGGACATCGATGAGACCGAGTACCACGCTGATGGTGGCAAG GTCCCCATCAAGTGGATGGCGCTGGAGTCCATCCTCCGGCGGCGCTTCACGCACCAGAGCGATGTCTGGAGTTACG GTGTCACTGTGTGGGAGCTGATGACATTTGGGGCAAAGCCATACGATGGGATCCCTGCCCGGGAGATTCCAGACCTGCTGGAGAAGGGCGAGCGGCTGCCGCAGCCGCCCATCTGCACCATCGACGTCTACATGATCATGGTGAAAT gctggatgATTGACTCCGAGTGCCGGCCCAAGTTCCGGGAGCTGGTCACTGAGTTCTCCCGCATGGCCCGCGACCCCCAGCGCTTCGTGGTCATCCAG AATGACCTGGTGGGGCTGCCCGGCTCCATGGACAGCACCTTCTACCGGGCACTGCTGGATGAGGAGGACATGGATGACCTGGTGGATGCCGAGGAGTACCTGGTGCCTCACCACGGCTTCTTCAGCACCGACACCTCCACCACCTACCGCAGCCGCATCTCCTCCATGCGG AGTACGGCGGAGTCTCCAGCCAAGGTGGAGGAGGGTGAGGGCTTGgcctccttccccttccctgcccagggccTGGCGGAGGGGCCAGAGGGCCCTGTCCCTGAGGCACCAGACGGGGACAAGgtggccctgcagagccccccGGGGCGGGAGCCTGGAACCCTGCCCCGCTATAGCGAGGATCCCACCGGGCTGGTGGCCAAGGACGAAGAGGACCCTGAGGGCTTCACCATCCCAGCCCCCCACAGCACCATGCCAG AGTACGTGAACCAGGCTGGGGAACATCTGCCTCGAGCCCCCCCATCCCCGCCGGACAAGCCCAAGGCGCACCAGGGGAAGAACGGGCTCATCAAGGACCCCAAGAACTCCTTCCCAGGGCCCTTCGGCCACGCCGTGGAGAACCCAGAGTACCTGGCACCCCACGGCCCCCCTGTCCCTGGCTCCTTCAGCCAGGCCTTTGACAACCCCTACTACTGGAACCAGGACCCTGCCAAGGGTGGTGGCCCTGAGGGCAGCCCCGGCACGACACCCACGGCTGAGAACCCCGAGTACCTCGGCCTGGCCAGCCCCGACGCCACGGCCGTGTAG
- the MIEN1 gene encoding migration and invasion enhancer 1 isoform X2, which translates to MSGGAESATGDGNGAESGAERRVRIVVEYCEPCGFEATYQELASAVREEYPDIEIESRLGGTGAFEIEINGQLVFSKLENGGFPYEKDAPSS; encoded by the exons ATGAGCGGCGGGGCCGAGAGCGCGACCGGGGACGGGAACGGGGCTGAGAGTGGGGCCGAGCGGCGGGTCCGCATCGTGGTGGAGTACTG TGAGCCCTGCGGCTTCGAGGCCACGTACCAGGAGCTGGCGAGCGCCGTGCGGGAGGAGTACCCCGACATCGAGATCGAGTCACGGCTGGGGGGCACCG GTGCCTTCGAGATCGAGATCAACGGGCAGCTCGTCTTCTCCAAGCTGGAGAACGGGGGCTTTCCCTATGAGAAGGAC gctcccagctcctga
- the MIEN1 gene encoding migration and invasion enhancer 1 isoform X1, with amino-acid sequence MSGGAESATGDGNGAESGAERRVRIVVEYCEPCGFEATYQELASAVREEYPDIEIESRLGGTGAFEIEINGQLVFSKLENGGFPYEKDLIEAIRRARNGEPLEKITNSRPPCVIL; translated from the exons ATGAGCGGCGGGGCCGAGAGCGCGACCGGGGACGGGAACGGGGCTGAGAGTGGGGCCGAGCGGCGGGTCCGCATCGTGGTGGAGTACTG TGAGCCCTGCGGCTTCGAGGCCACGTACCAGGAGCTGGCGAGCGCCGTGCGGGAGGAGTACCCCGACATCGAGATCGAGTCACGGCTGGGGGGCACCG GTGCCTTCGAGATCGAGATCAACGGGCAGCTCGTCTTCTCCAAGCTGGAGAACGGGGGCTTTCCCTATGAGAAGGAC CTGATCGAGGCCATCCGCAGAGCCCGCAATGGGGAGCCCCTGGAGAAAATCACCAACAGCCGCCCCCCCTGCGTCATCCTGTAG
- the GRB7 gene encoding growth factor receptor-bound protein 7 encodes MEGGAQQSSLWEPPEQDGGPGERDGGEGLPDVKRSQPLFIHGSSRQPPQEEPRASSLPSIPNPFPELCSPSNSPILSSPALGQGPPREGTSHVVKVFGEDGACRFLEASAATTARQLCETLVRRTRALQDHSWALVELHQHLALERCLEDHESVVEVQSSWAPGADSRFVFRKNFAKYELFKSNAQSLFPEVMVSSCLEANKSMAHSELIQNFLNSGSCPEIQGFLQLREAGRKVWKRFHFSLRRSGLYYSTKGTSKDPRHLQYFADLTESNIYYVTQGKKLYGTPTEFGFCIKPHKVRSGVKGLKLLCSEDEQSRSCWMAAFRLFKYGMQLYRNYQQAQARLSQPPWIGPTPLRSVSDNALVAMDFSGCTGRVIENPNEVLTAALEEAQAWRKKTTHRYSLPTACHSSPLSAAIHRTQPWFHGRISREDTQQLIGRQGLVDGVFLVRESQRNPKGFVLSLCHLQRIKHYLILPSEEEGRLYFTMDDGQTRFADLIQLVEFHQINRGILPCKLRHYCTCVAL; translated from the exons ATGGAGGGGggggctcagcagagcagcctctgggAGCCCCCCGAGCAGGATGGGGGTCCTGGTGAGCGGGATGGGGGCGAGGGGCTGCCCGATGTCAAGCGTTCCCAGCCCCTCTTCATCCACGGCAGCAG CCGGCAGCCGCCGCAGGAGGAGCCACGAGCGTCGTCGCTGCCCAGCATCCCCAACCCCTTCCCcgagctctgcagcccctccaaCTCGCCCATCCTGAGCAGCCcggccctgggacagggaccccCCCGCGAGGGCACCTCCCAT GTGGTGAAGGTGTTTGGTGAGGATGGTGCGTGCCGCTTCCTGGAGGCGTCGGCGGCGACCACGGCGCGGCAGCTGTGCGAGACCCTGGTGCGCAGGACACGGGCGCTGCAGGACCACAGCTGGGCCCTGGTGGAGCTGCACCAGCACCTGGCCCTGG AGCGCTGCCTGGAGGACCACGAGTCGGTGGTGGAggtgcagagctcctgggcCCCGGGTGCCGACAGCCGCTTCGTGTTCCGCAAGAACTTCGCCAAGTATGAGCTCTTCAAGAGCAACGCG cagtCGCTGTTCCCCGAGGTGATGGTGTCCAGCTGCCTGGAGGCCAACAAGAGCATGGCACACTCCGAGCTCATCCAG AACTTCCTCAACTCTGGGAGCTGCCCCGAGATCCAGGGCTTCCTGCAGCTGCGGGAGGCCGGGCGCAAGGTCTGGAAGCGTTTCCACTTCTCCCTGCGCCGCTCGGGGCTCTACTACTCCACCAAGGGCACCTCCAAG gaCCCCCGGCACCTCCAGTACTTCGCTGACCTCACCGAGTCCAACATCTACTACGTGACGCAGGGCAAGAAGCTCTACGGGACGCCCACCGAGTTTGGCTTCTGCATCAAG CCCCACAAGGTGCGGAGCGGCGTGAAGGGCctgaagctgctctgcagcGAGGATGAGCAGAGCCGCAGCTGCTGGATGGCCGCGTTCCGCCTCTTCAAG TACGGCATGCAGCTCTACCGCAACTACCAGCAAGCACAGGCACGACTGAGCCAACCCCCCTGGATCGGCCCCACGCCCCTG CGCAGCGTCTCCGACAACGCCCTGGTGGCCATGGACTTCTCAGGGTGCACGGGCCGGGTGATTGAGAACCCCAACGAGGTGCTGACCGCAGCGCTGGAGGAGGCACAGGCCTGGAGG AAGAAGACGACGCACCGGTACAGCCTGCCCACAGCCTGCCACAGCTCCCCGCTCAGTGCTG CCATCCACCGCACCCAGCCCTGGTTCCATGGACGCATCTCCCGGGAGGACACCCAGCAGCTCATCGGCCGTCAGGGACTGGTGGACGG GGTCTTCCTGGTGCGGGAGAGCCAGCGGAACCCCAAGGGCTTcgtgctgtccctgtgccacctgcaGCGCATCAAACACTACCTCATCCTGCCG AGCGAGGAGGAGGGACGGCTCTACTTCACCATGGATGACGGGCAGACGCGCTTTGCCGACCTCATCCAGCTCGTGGAGTTCCACCAGATCAACCGCGGCATCCTGCCCTGCAAGCTGCGGCACTACTGCACCTGTGTGGCCCTCTGA
- the RDH8 gene encoding retinol dehydrogenase 8 yields the protein MAPKTVLITGCSSGIGLALAVRLARDKQRRFRVIATMRNVGRSEALAAAAGPALGRTLEIKQLDVCDEGSIRACLDSIPGRHVDVLVSNAGVGMAGPLECQSLAAMQSLMDTNFFGLVRLVKEVLPDMKRRRGGHIVVISSIMGLQGIVFNDIYSASKFAVEGFCESLVVQALRFNVAISLVEPGPVMTEFETKLYEEAERADYSRTDPETAEIFTKLYLRNSRDVFTSLGQTPEDIAEHTLRVIEAARPPFRHQTNVAYTPMAALKHADPSGALITDAFYKLVFKYDAVLRFGLRAIRLLRWQAQKVKAGARLLGFR from the exons ATGGCTCCCAAGACCGTGCTGATCACCGGCTGCTCCTCCGGCATCGGGCTGGCGCTGGCCGTGCGGCTGGCGCGGGACAAGCAGCGCCGCTTCCGAG TCATCGCCACCATGAGGAACGTGGGCAGGAGCGAggcgctggcggcggcggcggggccggcgtTGGGCCGGACGCTCGAGATCAAACAGCTGGACGTGTGTGACGAGGGCTCCATCCGCGCCTGCCTTGACAGCATCCCCGGGCGCCACGTCGATGTCCTGG TCAGCAATGCCGGGGTGGGAATGGCGGGACCCCTGGAGTGCCAGAGCCTGGCGGCCATGCAGAGCCTCATGGACACCAACTTCTTCGGCCTCGTCCGCCTGGTCAAGGAAGTGCTGCCCGACATGAAGCGGCGCCGCGGGGGCCACATCGTCGTTATCAGCAGCATCATGGGCCTGCAGG GCATCGTCTTCAATGACATCTACTCGGCCTCCAAGTTCGCGGTGGAGGGTTTCTGCGAGAGCCTGGTGGTGCAGGCGCTGCGCTTCAACGTGGC gaTCAGCCTGGTGGAGCCGGGGCCGGTGATGACGGAATTCGAGACGAAGTTGTACGAGGAAGCCGAACGTGCCGACTACTCACGGACCGACCCCGAGACAGCCGAAATCTTCACCAAGCTCTACCTGAGGAACTCCAGGGATGTGTTCACCAGCTTGGGCCAGACCCCTGAGGACATCGCAGAG CACACCCTGCGGGTGATCGAGGCGGCGCGGCCCCCGTTCCGGCACCAGACCAACGTGGCGTACACACCGATGGCCGCGCTCAAACACGCCGACCCCAGCGGCGCCCTCATCACCGACGCCTTCTACAAGCTGGTGTTCAAGTACGACGCGGTGCTGCGGTTCGGCCTCCGCGCCATCCGCCTGCTCCGGTGGCAGGCGCAGAAGGTCAAGGCGGGTGCGCGGCTCCTGGGCTTCAGATAA